A window of Microbacterium luteolum contains these coding sequences:
- a CDS encoding MerR family DNA-binding transcriptional regulator — protein sequence MLIGEVAQQTGISARMLRHYDRIGLVSPSERSAAGYRRYSDADVQRLFRVEGLRSLGLGLAEIPAALTDERFTTRGMIDQLLDRSRDQLARAQELVSRLEQVQASEPEAWPDVMRTIGLMRGFDADDASVRQRQALSLPDADERDAGVLVEALLREEDVNASGAIAWAVARAGDAAIPLLAAALDSPAEDRRHRALRALEKIGSPAALSALTDLADHRDPLLRARAHLARGRTGDDESIDAIVELIVLGTADIEAVEVLEGLARSDDLAPRIARALAVATASTDPAARRRLAGALGSIPGDEAVTALRDLAEDLEPSVALTAKALLRAHE from the coding sequence ATGCTGATCGGCGAGGTGGCGCAGCAGACCGGCATCAGTGCACGGATGCTGCGCCACTACGACCGCATCGGTCTGGTCTCGCCGTCGGAGCGCTCGGCCGCGGGGTACCGTCGCTATTCGGATGCCGACGTGCAGCGGCTGTTCCGGGTGGAGGGTCTGCGGTCACTGGGGCTCGGCCTCGCCGAGATACCCGCGGCGCTCACCGACGAGCGGTTCACCACGCGCGGCATGATCGATCAGCTCCTCGATCGCTCTCGCGACCAGCTCGCTCGGGCGCAGGAGCTGGTGTCGCGGCTGGAGCAGGTGCAGGCGTCCGAACCCGAGGCCTGGCCGGACGTGATGCGGACGATCGGGCTCATGCGGGGATTCGACGCGGACGATGCATCTGTCCGCCAGCGACAGGCGCTCTCTCTGCCGGACGCAGACGAGCGTGATGCCGGGGTGCTCGTCGAGGCCCTGCTCCGCGAGGAGGATGTCAATGCGAGCGGAGCGATCGCCTGGGCCGTGGCGCGCGCGGGCGACGCGGCGATTCCGCTGCTCGCCGCCGCTCTCGACTCGCCGGCGGAGGATCGACGGCATCGCGCCCTCCGAGCGCTCGAGAAGATCGGATCCCCCGCCGCCCTGAGCGCGCTGACGGATCTCGCCGACCACCGCGATCCGCTCCTCCGTGCCCGCGCGCACCTGGCCCGCGGGCGCACGGGCGACGACGAGTCCATCGACGCGATCGTCGAGCTGATCGTCCTCGGCACTGCCGACATCGAGGCCGTCGAGGTCCTCGAGGGTCTGGCGCGCTCGGATGATCTCGCACCTCGGATCGCGCGCGCCCTGGCGGTCGCCACGGCATCCACCGACCCGGCGGCTCGGCGCCGTCTCGCCGGTGCGCTCGGATCGATTCCCGGCGACGAAGCGGTCACCGCGCTCCGCGACCTCGCCGAAGATCTCGAGCCGTCGGTCGCCCTGACCGCGAAGGCCCTGCTGCGCGCGCACGAGTGA
- a CDS encoding HEAT repeat domain-containing protein, with protein sequence MTDTNIETDAARRLDTALQAESASTRLQAALTAGTHPRPEYIRVLITQCRIEPDFSVRDMLTWALTRHDREATVDLLLPELGSATPQARSQALHTLSKIRDPRAWPAITTSLLTDDDAEVARAAWRTAAGLAPDEEKGRLAEVLATQFARGDHDLQRSLSRAFAMLGAPATAAVEKASTYPGPEVRIHAIATAHVMDNPDDGFEAAVAEARRVVALRAAPRIED encoded by the coding sequence ATGACCGACACGAACATCGAAACCGACGCCGCGCGACGGCTCGACACCGCTCTGCAGGCGGAGTCCGCATCGACGCGCTTGCAGGCGGCCCTGACGGCGGGCACGCACCCTCGCCCCGAGTACATCCGGGTGCTCATCACCCAGTGCCGCATCGAACCGGACTTCTCCGTGCGCGACATGCTCACCTGGGCGCTCACCCGTCACGATCGTGAGGCGACCGTCGATCTGCTGCTGCCGGAGCTCGGCTCGGCCACGCCCCAGGCCCGCAGCCAGGCACTGCACACGCTGTCGAAGATCCGCGACCCGCGCGCGTGGCCGGCGATCACGACCTCCTTGCTCACCGACGACGACGCGGAGGTGGCCCGAGCCGCCTGGCGCACGGCGGCCGGGCTTGCCCCCGACGAGGAGAAGGGCCGACTCGCCGAGGTTCTGGCCACCCAGTTCGCGCGGGGCGACCACGACCTGCAGCGCAGCCTGAGTCGCGCCTTCGCGATGCTCGGCGCGCCGGCGACGGCGGCCGTCGAGAAGGCGTCGACCTACCCCGGACCCGAGGTGCGCATCCACGCGATCGCGACCGCGCACGTGATGGACAATCCCGACGACGGCTTCGAGGCCGCCGTCGCCGAGGCACGGCGCGTCGTCGCCCTGCGCGCGGCGCCGCGCATCGAGGACTGA